In the genome of Candidatus Moraniibacteriota bacterium, one region contains:
- a CDS encoding metal ABC transporter permease, whose amino-acid sequence MGENIFQYGFIVRGLEAGIIVACVAPLIGTFLVLRRYSLIADTLSHVSLAGIALGLLLKINPLLAALGATTVASLGIERLRGSKRISGESALALFLSGSLALAVVLLSLANGFNASLFNYLFGSIVTVTTTDIAVIGSVSAFVMFSLLALFKPILFVTFDEEAARVSGMPTRFLNLALILLTALTVSVAIPIVGILLIAALMVIPVVAGLQWRCGFMRTMLIAEGISMISVLSGIVASFYLNLATGGTIVLIMLVAFAASLLINRR is encoded by the coding sequence ATGGGAGAGAATATCTTTCAATACGGATTTATCGTTCGCGGACTCGAGGCGGGCATTATTGTTGCATGTGTCGCGCCGCTTATTGGGACGTTTCTGGTATTGCGTCGGTACTCTCTCATTGCTGATACCTTGTCTCATGTGTCGCTTGCCGGTATTGCGCTTGGGTTGCTCTTGAAGATTAACCCGCTTCTTGCCGCACTCGGAGCGACCACAGTCGCTTCGCTTGGGATTGAGCGTCTCCGAGGTTCAAAACGGATTTCCGGCGAGTCGGCACTCGCACTTTTTCTTTCGGGGAGTCTTGCGCTCGCTGTGGTGCTACTCAGTCTTGCCAATGGGTTCAATGCGAGTCTTTTCAATTACCTCTTTGGGAGCATTGTGACCGTGACGACAACCGACATTGCCGTTATCGGCAGCGTGTCGGCATTCGTTATGTTTTCACTTCTGGCTCTTTTTAAGCCGATTCTTTTTGTGACATTTGACGAGGAAGCGGCTCGTGTGAGCGGCATGCCGACGAGATTCCTCAATCTTGCATTGATACTCCTTACGGCTTTGACGGTTTCTGTGGCGATTCCTATTGTCGGGATACTCCTTATCGCGGCGCTTATGGTGATTCCTGTCGTGGCGGGGCTTCAGTGGAGATGCGGATTTATGCGGACTATGCTGATAGCAGAGGGGATCTCTATGATCTCGGTGCTTTCCGGTATTGTGGCGTCATTTTATCTCAATCTGGCGACTGGCGGGACAATCGTGCTTATCATGCTGGTAGCATTTGCCGCTTCCTTATTGATCAATAGGCGATAA
- a CDS encoding anaerobic ribonucleoside-triphosphate reductase activating protein, with amino-acid sequence MYLAGYQPLTLLDYPGKLAATAFTLGCVLRCPFCHNPELIEPSKEYLAQAGGNKTEEFLEFLKTRQGKLDGVCITGGEPTLHSDLLDFIHTIKTLGFLVKLDTNGAFPDIVRKIAETKLVDFWAMDIKHTPEKYPLASGNADIDIRRFQESVTLIMESGADYEFRTTVVPGIHTEDDFQIIGEWIRGARRFALQEFRDIKIYDPSLVLRSNERSINLDVVRTKVLPFVEHVEIRR; translated from the coding sequence ATGTACCTCGCCGGATATCAGCCGCTCACACTCCTCGACTATCCCGGGAAACTCGCCGCGACGGCGTTTACACTCGGGTGTGTGTTGCGGTGTCCGTTTTGCCACAATCCGGAACTTATCGAGCCAAGCAAGGAATACCTTGCACAAGCAGGCGGCAACAAAACCGAGGAGTTTCTCGAATTTCTCAAGACGCGACAAGGAAAACTCGACGGCGTTTGTATCACGGGCGGCGAACCGACACTCCACAGTGATCTCCTCGACTTCATCCACACAATAAAAACTCTTGGATTCCTCGTAAAGCTCGACACCAACGGCGCCTTCCCCGACATTGTGCGAAAAATCGCCGAAACCAAGCTTGTAGATTTCTGGGCGATGGACATCAAACATACGCCGGAAAAATATCCACTCGCTTCCGGCAACGCCGATATCGATATCCGCCGATTCCAAGAAAGCGTAACACTCATTATGGAGAGCGGCGCGGATTATGAGTTTCGTACCACAGTTGTCCCGGGCATTCATACCGAAGATGACTTTCAAATAATCGGCGAATGGATACGAGGCGCGCGACGGTTTGCCCTGCAGGAGTTTCGAGATATAAAGATCTACGACCCGTCACTCGTGTTGCGATCAAATGAACGATCGATCAACCTTGATGTTGTCCGCACGAAAGTACTCCCCTTCGTTGAACATGTCGAGATCCGCCGATAA
- a CDS encoding nucleoside deaminase — MNDEYFMEKAIEEANTSLKNGDWPIGCVIEMNGKILTQAHNQVYSTENKMAHAEMLAMRNTQDVLIQNKGKATLYTTYEPCPMCFGAAILNRIKRVVCGIDLDQSGAMLFRENLPILFKQEKFHVDFTRGVLAEKCHEVFIRGEPTKKLIEDGLI, encoded by the coding sequence ATGAATGACGAATATTTCATGGAGAAGGCAATCGAAGAAGCCAACACTTCACTCAAAAATGGGGACTGGCCGATAGGATGCGTTATCGAAATGAACGGAAAGATTCTCACGCAAGCTCACAATCAGGTATACTCAACGGAAAACAAAATGGCTCATGCTGAAATGCTTGCCATGAGAAATACCCAGGATGTTCTTATACAAAACAAAGGCAAAGCGACCCTCTACACAACCTATGAACCCTGCCCCATGTGTTTTGGTGCTGCTATTCTCAATCGAATCAAGCGAGTAGTATGCGGTATAGATCTCGATCAAAGCGGCGCAATGCTCTTCAGAGAAAACCTTCCCATCCTCTTCAAACAAGAAAAGTTCCATGTTGATTTCACCCGAGGCGTCCTTGCCGAAAAATGCCACGAGGTATTCATCAGGGGAGAGCCCACAAAGAAACTCATTGAAGACGGGTTGATCTGA